In Candidatus Nitrosotenuis uzonensis, one DNA window encodes the following:
- the pyrE gene encoding orotate phosphoribosyltransferase yields the protein MEFVKEFATFLHQSGIIRFGDFTLASGKKSSYYVDLRIVPSYPHQFRRMIKYLQNLISEQIGFDSFDAVASVPTGGLVIASALALETVKPLVYVRSEAKSHGTGKLIEGIVEDGMKILLVDDVATTGGSIINGIKALKEAGAKISDCYVIVNRMEGAHQALQMEGVTLHQVLDISEIAEILHQARMISEQTLKKVHAQTSSQ from the coding sequence GTGGAGTTTGTAAAAGAATTTGCAACGTTTTTGCATCAGAGTGGAATCATCAGGTTCGGCGATTTTACGCTCGCAAGCGGAAAGAAGAGCTCCTACTATGTAGACCTAAGGATAGTTCCAAGCTACCCACACCAGTTCCGGCGCATGATAAAGTACCTACAGAACCTCATATCAGAGCAGATAGGTTTTGACAGTTTTGATGCAGTTGCCTCCGTTCCAACCGGCGGCCTAGTAATCGCATCAGCACTTGCACTTGAGACCGTAAAACCCCTAGTATACGTCAGAAGCGAGGCAAAATCTCATGGAACTGGCAAGCTGATAGAAGGAATAGTTGAGGATGGAATGAAGATTCTTCTAGTAGACGATGTTGCAACCACTGGAGGCTCGATCATAAACGGGATAAAGGCACTAAAGGAGGCAGGTGCCAAGATCTCAGATTGTTATGTGATAGTGAACAGAATGGAAGGCGCGCATCAGGCACTGCAAATGGAAGGTGTCACCCTACACCAAGTCTTGGACATTTCAGAAATAGCAGAGATTTTGCACCAAGCAAGAATGATAAGCGAGCAGACGCTAAAGAAAGTGCATGCCCAGACATCCAGTCAGTAA
- a CDS encoding universal stress protein: protein MEVRPQIVCSDLEHCNAVGTSLVKNILVPFDNSKHAVRAFGHALDLAKKYGASVIAVAVTDEDQDSEWINDTPSRQKAMSKSRNSELKQIFKDMDAVAAKFGIHFDSVILESTKIAESIISFASIRRVDYIVMGTHGKGMPKEMMLGRVSTSVALNAHCPVVLIK, encoded by the coding sequence ATGGAAGTGCGGCCCCAGATAGTCTGCAGTGACCTTGAGCACTGCAATGCAGTAGGAACATCACTTGTCAAAAACATATTGGTACCTTTTGATAACTCTAAACACGCAGTACGCGCATTCGGGCACGCATTAGATCTGGCAAAAAAATACGGCGCATCAGTAATTGCCGTAGCAGTAACTGATGAAGACCAGGACTCGGAGTGGATAAACGACACTCCCAGTAGGCAGAAAGCAATGAGCAAAAGCAGAAACTCGGAGCTCAAGCAGATCTTCAAAGATATGGACGCAGTTGCAGCAAAGTTTGGAATTCATTTTGATTCGGTGATTCTAGAATCCACCAAGATAGCAGAGTCGATAATCTCCTTTGCAAGCATCAGAAGGGTCGATTACATCGTCATGGGAACCCATGGTAAGGGCATGCCAAAAGAAATGATGCTCGGTAGAGTTTCAACGAGCGTTGCATTAAACGCGCATTGTCCTGTTGTCTTGATAAAATGA